One segment of Struthio camelus isolate bStrCam1 chromosome 27, bStrCam1.hap1, whole genome shotgun sequence DNA contains the following:
- the KCTD9 gene encoding BTB/POZ domain-containing protein KCTD9 isoform X1, whose product MSVSGRSLLGAAGGAGRCRCRRRSGSSSSMRRVTLFVNGSPRNGKVVAVYGTLSDLLSVASNKLGIKATSVYNGKGGLIDDIALIRDDDVLFVCEGEPFINPQTDVRPREELTGSHTDWLTLNVGGRYFTTTRSTLVNKEPDSMLAHMFKDKDAWRNKQDNRGAFLIDRSPEYFEPILNYLRHGQLIVNDGINLLGVLEEARFFGIDSLIEHLEIAIKNSQPAEDHSPISRKEFVRFLLATPTKSELRCQGLNFSGADLSRLDLRYINFKMANLSRCNLAHANLCCANLERADLSGSVLDCANLQGVKMLCSNAEGASLKGCNFEDPSGLKANLEGANLKGVDMEGSQMTGINLRVATLKNAKLKNCNLRGATLAGTDLENCDLSGCDLQEANLRGSNVKGAIFEEMLTPLHMSQSVR is encoded by the exons ATGTCGGTCAGCGGGCGCAGCCTTCTGGGTGCGGCTGGAGGAGcggggcgctgccgctgccgccgccggagcggcagcagcagcagtatgaGGCGGGTCACGCTGTTCGTTAACGGCAGCCCCCGGAACGGgaag GTTGTGGCCGTGTATGGAACTTTATCAGACTTGCTGTCTGTGGCTAGTAATAAACTTGGAATAAAAGCAACTAGTGTTTACAATGGAAAAGGTGGACTCATTGATGATATTGCCTTGATTAG ggatgatgatgttttgtttgtctgtgaaggGGAACCGTTCATTA ATCCTCAGACTGATGTGAGACCTCGTGAAGAACTAACAGGATCACACACAGATTGGTTAACACTCAATGTTGGAGGCCGGTACTTCACAACTACGCG GAGCACTTTGGTTAATAAGGAACCTGACAGTATGTTGGCTCATATGTTTAAGGACAAAG ATGCTTGGAGAAATAAGCAAGATAATAGAGGAGCATTCCTAATTGACCGCAGTCCAGAGTATTTTGAGCCAATCCTGAACTATTTGCGTCACGGACAGCTCATTGTAAATGATGGCATTAATTTGCTAG GTGTTTTGGAAGAAGCCAGATTTTTTGGTATTGATTCATTAATTGAACATCTAGAAATAGCTATTAag AATTCGCAGCCAGCTGAGGATCATTCTCCTATATCTCGAAAAGAGTTTGTTCGATTCTTGCTGGCAACCCCAACCAAGTCTGAGCTGCGATGTCAG ggtctcAATTTCAGTGGAGCAGATCTTTCACGTCTAGATCTTCGATACATAAACTTCAAGATGGCTAACCTAAGCCGTTGCAACCTAGCACATGCCAACTTATGCTGTGCAAATCTTGAAAGAGCTGACCTCTCTGGATCAGTGCTTGAT TGTGCCAATCTCCAAGGGGTAAAGATGCTGTGCTCCAATGCAGAAGGAGCATCTCTAAAAGGGTGCAATTTTGAAGATCCATCAGGCCTTAAAGCTAATTTGGAAG GGGCTAACCTGAAAGGTGTTGACATGGAAGGCAGTCAAATGACAGGAATTAATCTAAGAGTTGCAACgctgaaaaatgcaaaactaaaaaaCTGTAATCTTAGAGGAGCAACTTTGGCGGGAACTGATTTGGAA AATTGTGATCTATCGGGTTGTGATCTGCAAGAAGCTAATTTGAGGGGTTCTAATGTAAAAGGAGCTATCTTTGAAGAGATGCTGACACCTCTGCACATGTCTCAGAGCGTCAGATAG
- the KCTD9 gene encoding BTB/POZ domain-containing protein KCTD9 isoform X2 yields MSVSGRSLLGAAGGAGRCRCRRRSGSSSSMRRVTLFVNGSPRNGKVVAVYGTLSDLLSVASNKLGIKATSVYNGKGGLIDDIALIRDDDVLFVCEGEPFINPQTDVRPREELTGSHTDWLTLNVGGRYFTTTRSTLVNKEPDSMLAHMFKDKDAWRNKQDNRGAFLIDRSPEYFEPILNYLRHGQLIVNDGINLLGVLEEARFFGIDSLIEHLEIAIKNSQPAEDHSPISRKEFVRFLLATPTKSELRCQGLNFSGADLSRLDLRYINFKMANLSRCNLAHANLCCANLERADLSGSVLDCANLQGVKMLCSNAEGASLKGCNFEDPSGLKANLEGIAGFWLTSASN; encoded by the exons ATGTCGGTCAGCGGGCGCAGCCTTCTGGGTGCGGCTGGAGGAGcggggcgctgccgctgccgccgccggagcggcagcagcagcagtatgaGGCGGGTCACGCTGTTCGTTAACGGCAGCCCCCGGAACGGgaag GTTGTGGCCGTGTATGGAACTTTATCAGACTTGCTGTCTGTGGCTAGTAATAAACTTGGAATAAAAGCAACTAGTGTTTACAATGGAAAAGGTGGACTCATTGATGATATTGCCTTGATTAG ggatgatgatgttttgtttgtctgtgaaggGGAACCGTTCATTA ATCCTCAGACTGATGTGAGACCTCGTGAAGAACTAACAGGATCACACACAGATTGGTTAACACTCAATGTTGGAGGCCGGTACTTCACAACTACGCG GAGCACTTTGGTTAATAAGGAACCTGACAGTATGTTGGCTCATATGTTTAAGGACAAAG ATGCTTGGAGAAATAAGCAAGATAATAGAGGAGCATTCCTAATTGACCGCAGTCCAGAGTATTTTGAGCCAATCCTGAACTATTTGCGTCACGGACAGCTCATTGTAAATGATGGCATTAATTTGCTAG GTGTTTTGGAAGAAGCCAGATTTTTTGGTATTGATTCATTAATTGAACATCTAGAAATAGCTATTAag AATTCGCAGCCAGCTGAGGATCATTCTCCTATATCTCGAAAAGAGTTTGTTCGATTCTTGCTGGCAACCCCAACCAAGTCTGAGCTGCGATGTCAG ggtctcAATTTCAGTGGAGCAGATCTTTCACGTCTAGATCTTCGATACATAAACTTCAAGATGGCTAACCTAAGCCGTTGCAACCTAGCACATGCCAACTTATGCTGTGCAAATCTTGAAAGAGCTGACCTCTCTGGATCAGTGCTTGAT TGTGCCAATCTCCAAGGGGTAAAGATGCTGTGCTCCAATGCAGAAGGAGCATCTCTAAAAGGGTGCAATTTTGAAGATCCATCAGGCCTTAAAGCTAATTTGGAAG GGATCGCTGGCTTTTGGCTGACTTCGGCTTCAAACTAG